In bacterium, the following are encoded in one genomic region:
- a CDS encoding SpoVG family protein, whose amino-acid sequence MEITEITVSIREEDKLKAFVNVTFDDCFVVRGMKVIKGVTGYFVSMPSRKMNDGTFRDIAHPITNEFRDRLEKAVLEKYRQEVQKGGKPTNQDEFF is encoded by the coding sequence ATGGAGATAACCGAAATCACGGTCAGTATCCGCGAAGAGGACAAACTGAAGGCTTTTGTCAATGTGACCTTCGACGACTGCTTCGTCGTGCGCGGCATGAAAGTGATCAAGGGCGTGACCGGTTATTTCGTCAGCATGCCAAGCCGTAAAATGAATGACGGAACTTTCCGTGATATCGCACATCCCATCACCAATGAATTTCGGGACCGGCTGGAAAAAGCCGTTCTGGAAAAATACCGGCAGGAAGTGCAAAAGGGCGGCAAGCCAACCAATCAGGACGAATTTTTTTAG